Proteins encoded by one window of Rutidosis leptorrhynchoides isolate AG116_Rl617_1_P2 chromosome 7, CSIRO_AGI_Rlap_v1, whole genome shotgun sequence:
- the LOC139858696 gene encoding (E)-beta-farnesene synthase-like, whose product MPTLPVSAAFSSAPLSPADFVSSNCKKQSEVVRSTADFIPSIWGDQFLEYNEKDAFVVDEQVVEDLKEKVRKERMIKAYDESTQHLELLEVIDGVQRLGIAYHFEEEIEKALQHIYITYGDSWIENKNLKSISLWFRLLRQQGFNVSSGIFKNQMDQEGQFNESLSNDALGMLALYEAGYMRIEGEKVLDDALEFTKIHLGKIAKNPSYDPLLRTQIEQALKQPLRKRLQRLEALRFMPIYAQEANHNEALLKLAKLDYNMVQSMHKLELSQVCKWWKDLDMRNKLPFVRDRVIEGFFWILGIYYEPQHSRTRVFLIKSCMWIIVLDDRFDNYGTYEELELFTQAVERWSLSCLDDLPEYMHLIYQELLKRHLEMEEVLEKEGKAYHIHYIKEMAKEYTRNLLMEAKFVKDKYVPTIEEYMSVSLITAAYPLITVRSYVGQGDHVTEDTFKWIATHPPVVKASATVLRLMDDIGSHKFEQERDHVASCVECYEKEAGGSEEEAYEYFSKKVEDAWKVMNRATLRPTDVPVPVLMPAINLARVADAIYYGGRDSYSHAGSDMKYYIKSLFVNPVDV is encoded by the exons ATGCCAACTCTTCCTGTTTCTGCTGCCTTTTCTTCAGCTCCATTATCACCTGCTGATTTTGTAAGCAGCAATTGCAAGAAGCAATCAGAAGTTGTCCGCAGCACTGCAGATTTTATTCCTAGCATATGGGGAGATCAATTTCTTGAATATAATGAG AAAGATGCTTTTGTTGTAGATGAACAAGTGGTTGAAGATCTTAAAGAAAAAGTGAGAAAAGAGCGAATGATCAAAGCTTATGATGAGTCGACGCAACATTTAGAACTACTTGAGGTTATTGATGGCGTCCAACGCCTTGGCATAGCGTATCATTTTGAAGAGGAGATCGAAAAGGCCTTGCAACATATCTATATTACATATGGCGATAGTTGGATCGAAAACAAAAACTTAAAAAGCATTTCGCTTTGGTTTCGACTCCTAAGGCAACAAGGCTTCAATGTTTCATCAG GGATATTCAAGAACCAGATGGAT CAAGAAGGTCAA TTTAATGAATCGTTAAGTAACGATGCTCTAGGAATGCTTGCTTTATATGAAGCCGGGTATATGAGGATAGAAGGCGAAAAAGTACTAGATGATGCGCTCGAGTTTACTAAAATTCACCTTGGCAAGATAGCCAAGAATCCTTCTTATGACCCTTTGCTAAGAACACAAATAGAACAAGCATTAAAACAACCTCTTCGAAAAAGGTTGCAAAGACTAGAGGCACTGCGGTTCATGCCAATTTATGCACAAGAAGCCAACCACAATGAGGCCTTATTGAAGCTAGCAAAGTTAGATTATAATATGGTCCAATCAATGCACAAACTTGAGCTTAGCCAAGTCTGCAA ATGGTGGAAGGATTTGGACATGAGGAACAAGCTACCTTTTGTTCGAGACAGAGTGATCGAAGGCTTCTTTTGGATATTGGGAATCTATTACGAGCCTCAACATTCTCGTACGAGAGTCTTTTTGATAAAATCATGCATGTGGATCATTGTACTAGATGACCGGTTCGACAACTATGGTACTTATGAAGAACTCGAGCTCTTTACACAAGCTGTTGAAAG ATGGTCCTTAAGCTGCTTGGATGACCTTCCTGAATACATGCACCTCATTTATCAAGAACTTTTAAAAAGACACCTAGAAATGGAGGAAGTACTCGAAAAAGAGGGAAAAGCATATCATATTCATTATATCAAGGAGATG GCGAAAGAATACACTCGCAACCTCTTAATGGAAGCCAAATTTGTAAAAGATAAATATGTACCAACAATTGAAGAGTACATGTCTGTTTCGCTGATTACAGCTGCCTACCCACTGATTACGGTGAGATCTTATGTCGGACAGGGTGACCATGTTACCGAAGATACCTTTAAATGGATTGCTACACATCCACCTGTTGTTAAAGCGTCAGCTACTGTTTTAAGGCTTATGGATGACATTGGAAGCCACAAG TTTGAACAAGAAAGAGATCATGTTGCATCATGCGTAGAATGCTACGAAAAGGAAGCGGGTGGATCAGAGGAGGAAGCGTATGAATACTTCTCGAAAAAAGTTGAAGATGCTTGGAAAGTTATGAACCGAGCGACATTAAGGCCTACAGATGTTCCAGTTCCTGTACTAATGCCTGCAATCAACCTTGCGCGTGTGGCTGATGCTATTTATTACGGAGGCAGGGATAGTTACAGTCATGCTGGTAGTGATATGAAATATTACATCAAATCACTATTTGTTAACCCTGTAGATGTCTAA